One Agrobacterium vaccinii DNA window includes the following coding sequences:
- the ccoS gene encoding cbb3-type cytochrome oxidase assembly protein CcoS gives MNMLIFLIPVALLLGALGLFAFMWSLKSGQYDDMDGAAWRALDDGDDRPGL, from the coding sequence ATGAACATGCTGATCTTCCTCATACCGGTCGCGCTTCTGCTGGGGGCTCTGGGCCTTTTCGCCTTCATGTGGTCGCTGAAGAGCGGCCAGTATGACGATATGGATGGTGCCGCATGGCGGGCGCTGGATGATGGAGATGACAGGCCCGGCCTTTGA
- the ccoN gene encoding cytochrome-c oxidase, cbb3-type subunit I codes for MNSVLGTAMVAVGAFLALLGAAFAHDDLFAAHMWILFFLLVTGTALMLRRASFAPVKPISREQRESEYFDEVIRYGVIATVFWGVVGFLVGVTIALQLAFPDLNIEPWFNFGRVRPLHTSAVIFAFGGNALIATSFYVVQRTSRARLFGGDLGWFVFWGYNLFIVMAATGYLLGITQSKEYAEPEWYVDIWLTIVWVAYLVTFLGTILKRKEPHIYVANWFYLGFIVTIAMLHVVNNLAVPVSFLGVKSYSAFSGVQDALTQWWYGHNAVGFFLTAGFLGMMYYFIPKQVNRPVYSYRLSIIHFWALIFMYIWAGPHHLHYTALPDWAQTLGMVFSIMLWMPSWGGMINGLMTLSGAWDKIRTDPIVRMMVMAVAFYGMATFEGPMMSIKAVNSLSHYTDWTIGHVHSGALGWNGMITFGAIYYLTPKLWGRERLYSLRMVNWHFWLATLGIVVYAAVMWVAGIQQGLMWREYDAQGFLVYSFAETVAALFPYYVLRALGGALFLGGALIMAYNVTMTILGYQRDEAGFKSATPKLQPAE; via the coding sequence ATGAACTCTGTTTTAGGAACTGCGATGGTGGCCGTGGGGGCTTTCCTCGCGCTGCTCGGGGCGGCCTTCGCTCACGATGATCTTTTTGCTGCCCATATGTGGATATTGTTTTTCCTGCTCGTAACCGGCACCGCGCTGATGTTGCGCCGCGCGTCCTTTGCGCCGGTGAAGCCGATCTCGAGAGAGCAGCGCGAATCCGAATATTTCGACGAAGTCATACGATACGGTGTGATTGCCACGGTGTTCTGGGGCGTCGTCGGGTTTCTGGTGGGCGTCACCATCGCCCTGCAACTGGCCTTTCCGGATTTGAATATCGAGCCATGGTTCAACTTCGGTCGTGTTCGCCCACTGCACACATCCGCAGTCATTTTCGCCTTTGGCGGCAATGCGCTGATAGCGACGTCTTTCTATGTCGTTCAGCGGACATCGCGCGCGCGGCTGTTCGGCGGTGATCTCGGCTGGTTCGTGTTCTGGGGCTACAATCTGTTCATCGTCATGGCCGCCACCGGGTATCTGCTGGGCATCACCCAGAGCAAGGAATATGCGGAGCCGGAATGGTATGTCGATATCTGGCTCACCATCGTCTGGGTCGCCTATCTCGTCACCTTCCTTGGCACGATCCTGAAGCGCAAGGAGCCGCACATCTACGTGGCGAACTGGTTCTACCTCGGCTTCATCGTCACCATTGCCATGCTGCATGTGGTCAACAATCTGGCCGTGCCCGTCTCGTTTCTCGGCGTGAAAAGCTACTCGGCCTTCTCCGGCGTGCAGGATGCGCTGACGCAGTGGTGGTATGGCCACAACGCCGTCGGCTTCTTCCTGACGGCTGGCTTCCTGGGCATGATGTACTACTTCATCCCCAAGCAGGTGAACCGCCCTGTTTATTCCTACCGGCTGTCGATCATCCACTTCTGGGCGCTGATCTTCATGTATATCTGGGCAGGTCCTCACCACCTGCATTACACCGCGCTGCCCGACTGGGCGCAGACGCTGGGCATGGTATTTTCCATCATGCTGTGGATGCCGTCGTGGGGTGGCATGATCAATGGCCTTATGACGCTGTCGGGCGCCTGGGACAAGATCCGTACCGATCCGATCGTGCGCATGATGGTCATGGCGGTTGCCTTCTATGGCATGGCGACCTTCGAGGGGCCGATGATGTCCATCAAGGCCGTCAATTCGCTCAGCCACTATACCGACTGGACCATCGGTCACGTGCATTCCGGCGCTCTCGGCTGGAACGGCATGATCACCTTCGGTGCGATCTATTACCTGACGCCGAAGCTCTGGGGACGTGAGCGACTCTATAGCTTGCGCATGGTCAACTGGCACTTCTGGCTCGCCACGCTCGGTATCGTCGTCTACGCCGCCGTCATGTGGGTGGCAGGTATCCAGCAGGGTCTGATGTGGCGCGAATATGATGCGCAGGGCTTCCTGGTCTACTCGTTTGCCGAAACGGTCGCCGCACTCTTCCCATACTACGTGCTGCGTGCGCTGGGCGGGGCGCTGTTCCTCGGGGGCGCGCTGATCATGGCCTACAACGTCACCATGACAATTCTCGGCTACCAGCGCGACGAGGCGGGCTTCAAGAGCGCTACGCCTAAGCTGCAGCCAGCGGAATAA
- the ccoP gene encoding cytochrome-c oxidase, cbb3-type subunit III, with protein MSDKHIDDISGVETTGHEWDGIRELNNPMPRWWVWTFYATIVWAIGYTIAYPAWPLISGSTKGLIGWHSRADFVAETADAKSAQTVYLEKIASSSLEDIQKDGELMQFAVAGGAAAFKINCIQCHGSGAEGGNGYPNLNDDDWLWGGNVNDIHTTITHGIRFAEDADTRISEMPAFGEMLKPEEIREVAAYVVSLTGTPRDASMVQPGAQLFADNCASCHGDDAKGNRDMGAPNLADAIWLKSHGEDGIIAQIRAPKHGVMPAWGERLGDTTVKQLTLFVHSLGGGE; from the coding sequence ATGTCCGATAAACACATTGACGATATCAGCGGCGTCGAGACCACCGGTCACGAGTGGGATGGCATCCGCGAGTTGAACAACCCCATGCCGCGCTGGTGGGTGTGGACATTCTACGCCACTATCGTCTGGGCCATCGGCTATACCATCGCCTATCCCGCATGGCCGTTGATCAGCGGTTCCACGAAAGGCCTTATTGGCTGGCACAGCCGTGCTGATTTCGTGGCTGAAACTGCCGATGCGAAATCGGCGCAGACTGTTTACCTGGAGAAGATCGCCTCGTCTTCGCTGGAGGACATTCAAAAGGACGGCGAACTCATGCAGTTCGCTGTCGCCGGTGGTGCAGCAGCCTTCAAGATCAACTGCATCCAGTGCCACGGTTCAGGCGCGGAAGGCGGTAACGGCTATCCAAACCTAAACGACGACGATTGGCTGTGGGGCGGTAATGTCAACGACATCCATACCACGATTACCCACGGTATTCGTTTTGCGGAAGATGCCGACACACGCATCTCGGAAATGCCAGCCTTTGGTGAAATGCTGAAACCAGAGGAAATTCGTGAAGTCGCCGCCTATGTCGTCAGCCTGACGGGAACCCCGCGCGATGCGTCCATGGTACAGCCAGGCGCGCAGCTCTTTGCTGACAATTGCGCCTCCTGCCATGGTGACGATGCCAAGGGGAACCGCGATATGGGCGCCCCGAACCTTGCCGACGCCATCTGGCTCAAATCACACGGTGAGGATGGGATTATCGCCCAGATACGTGCACCCAAGCATGGTGTGATGCCCGCCTGGGGAGAGCGCCTTGGCGATACGACGGTCAAGCAGCTGACGCTGTTTGTGCACTCGTTGGGTGGTGGGGAATAG
- a CDS encoding SRPBCC family protein — protein MTVMTARIVHISIRRPWREVYAYASDASRMPEWAAGLASGLKQGGDVWIASGPLGDVKVKFTTPNDLGVIDHIVTMPDGLEVHNALRVTPNGDGAEVAFTVLKLAGMSDAEFERDAAAVLADLKTLKEILEGK, from the coding sequence ATGACAGTCATGACCGCACGCATCGTCCACATCTCGATCAGACGTCCGTGGCGAGAGGTCTACGCCTACGCGTCTGATGCGTCGCGAATGCCTGAATGGGCAGCCGGGCTGGCCAGCGGGCTCAAGCAGGGCGGCGATGTATGGATTGCATCTGGCCCGCTTGGTGACGTCAAAGTGAAATTCACTACACCGAACGACCTCGGCGTGATCGACCATATCGTCACCATGCCAGACGGGCTGGAGGTTCATAATGCGCTGCGCGTTACGCCCAATGGCGATGGCGCGGAGGTGGCATTCACGGTGCTGAAGCTAGCTGGCATGAGCGATGCCGAATTTGAGCGCGATGCCGCAGCGGTACTTGCGGATTTGAAGACGTTGAAGGAGATTTTGGAGGGTAAGTGA
- a CDS encoding cbb3-type cytochrome c oxidase subunit 3, protein METYTAMRHFADSWGLLVMTLFFAGVVVFTLRPGSKTSADDAASIPLRED, encoded by the coding sequence ATGGAAACCTACACCGCCATGCGCCACTTCGCCGATAGCTGGGGCCTGCTTGTCATGACCCTGTTTTTCGCAGGTGTCGTCGTCTTCACGCTGCGACCCGGCTCCAAGACATCAGCCGACGATGCCGCCAGCATTCCGCTCAGGGAGGACTGA
- the ccoG gene encoding cytochrome c oxidase accessory protein CcoG, protein MNIYTADKNGDGADAVQRLNAEPVNSAKVRQPLYEARRKIFPKRAEGRFRQFKWIVMLITLGIYYLTPWIRWDRGLYAPDQAVLIDIASRRFYFFFIEIWPQEFFYVAGLLVMAGFGLFLLTSAVGRAWCGYTCPQTVWVDLFLVVERFIEGDRNARMKLDAGPWTLTKIRKRVVKHAIWLIIGVLTGGAWIFYFADAPTLAMQFLTGDAAMIAYYTVATLTATTYILGGLMREQVCTYMCPWPRIQGAMLDEHSLVVTYNDWRGEPRSRHAKKAMAAGEPVGDCVDCSACVAVCPMGIDIRDGQQMECITCALCIDACDGVMDKLSKPRGLIAYATLAEYESNMALATGDGAYAIRPSNVRKPDGRFVDAVRHFDWRIIFRPRTVFYLTVWCLVGVVMLVTLATRERLSVNVLHDRNPQYVMESDGSIRNGYTVRLLNMIAQPRKITLSLEGLPDAVMKINGISDTPARTFTIDVKPDEVTSLRVFVTMPNGTAYRASEDFQFTAVDDQYSETAHYKAIFNGPGAKK, encoded by the coding sequence ATGAACATATACACGGCGGATAAAAATGGCGATGGCGCGGATGCGGTTCAAAGACTGAATGCCGAGCCTGTCAATTCCGCAAAGGTCCGACAGCCACTTTATGAAGCGCGCAGGAAGATCTTTCCCAAACGTGCAGAGGGCCGGTTTCGACAGTTCAAATGGATCGTCATGCTCATCACGCTCGGCATCTATTACTTGACGCCATGGATCAGGTGGGATCGTGGACTCTACGCGCCGGATCAGGCGGTTCTGATCGATATCGCCAGCCGCCGTTTCTACTTCTTCTTCATCGAGATATGGCCGCAGGAATTCTTCTACGTTGCAGGGCTGCTGGTCATGGCGGGCTTTGGTTTGTTCCTGCTGACCTCCGCCGTCGGGCGCGCATGGTGCGGATATACCTGTCCGCAGACAGTGTGGGTCGATCTGTTTCTCGTCGTCGAGCGCTTTATCGAAGGCGATAGAAACGCCCGGATGAAGCTGGATGCCGGTCCGTGGACATTGACGAAAATTCGCAAGCGCGTGGTCAAGCACGCAATCTGGCTCATCATCGGGGTTCTCACCGGCGGCGCGTGGATCTTCTACTTTGCCGATGCCCCGACGCTGGCCATGCAGTTTCTGACCGGCGATGCCGCGATGATCGCCTATTACACCGTGGCGACCCTGACGGCGACGACCTATATTCTCGGCGGGCTGATGCGCGAGCAGGTCTGCACCTATATGTGCCCATGGCCGCGCATTCAGGGTGCGATGCTGGATGAACATTCGCTTGTCGTGACCTATAATGACTGGCGTGGAGAACCACGTTCGCGCCACGCCAAGAAGGCCATGGCCGCCGGTGAACCCGTTGGTGATTGCGTGGATTGCAGTGCCTGCGTCGCTGTCTGTCCCATGGGGATTGATATCAGAGACGGGCAGCAGATGGAGTGCATTACCTGCGCGCTGTGCATCGATGCCTGCGATGGCGTGATGGACAAGCTGTCGAAGCCACGCGGCCTTATCGCCTATGCGACGCTTGCCGAATACGAATCGAACATGGCGCTGGCGACGGGTGACGGCGCGTACGCGATACGTCCATCGAATGTCCGCAAACCGGACGGACGCTTCGTGGATGCCGTCAGGCACTTCGACTGGCGCATCATATTTCGCCCACGCACCGTGTTTTATCTCACTGTCTGGTGCCTGGTGGGTGTCGTCATGCTCGTGACGCTGGCGACGCGGGAGCGGCTGTCGGTCAACGTGCTGCATGATCGCAACCCGCAATATGTGATGGAATCGGACGGCTCGATCCGCAACGGCTACACCGTTCGCCTGCTGAACATGATCGCCCAGCCACGCAAAATCACACTGTCGCTTGAAGGGCTTCCAGACGCGGTCATGAAAATCAATGGCATCTCCGACACGCCCGCCCGCACATTCACCATTGATGTGAAACCAGACGAAGTCACCAGCCTGCGGGTGTTCGTCACGATGCCGAACGGCACCGCTTACCGAGCATCCGAAGATTTTCAATTCACAGCGGTCGATGACCAATATTCCGAAACCGCACACTACAAGGCCATCTTCAACGGGCCGGGAGCGAAGAAATGA
- a CDS encoding FixH family protein: MSAEHREKPGFTFTGWHMLTIMLLFFGTIISVNVTMAWNAVTSWSGLVVQNTYVASQQFNGKAEAAKARAASGIVGKLHIDGNVVTYDVSHPQRGAIDTDTVTLNFRRPVGEHQDFTLPLAKQTINLFSAQHELAAGDWIVEATALKDGKIIVHEGTRIDVAGGVR, encoded by the coding sequence ATGAGCGCTGAACACCGCGAAAAGCCGGGCTTCACCTTCACCGGCTGGCACATGCTGACCATCATGCTCCTGTTCTTCGGCACAATCATTTCGGTGAATGTGACGATGGCCTGGAATGCGGTGACGAGCTGGAGCGGGCTGGTGGTGCAAAACACCTACGTCGCCAGCCAGCAGTTTAACGGCAAGGCGGAAGCGGCCAAGGCCCGCGCAGCCAGCGGCATTGTCGGCAAGCTTCATATCGATGGAAATGTGGTGACCTACGACGTGTCGCACCCTCAGAGGGGAGCCATCGATACCGACACCGTCACGCTTAATTTTCGTCGCCCGGTTGGTGAGCATCAGGACTTCACGCTGCCGCTGGCGAAGCAGACGATCAATCTGTTCAGCGCCCAGCACGAACTGGCCGCTGGTGACTGGATTGTCGAAGCCACGGCTTTGAAGGACGGAAAAATCATCGTGCATGAGGGCACCCGGATCGATGTGGCGGGAGGCGTGAGATGA
- the ccoO gene encoding cytochrome-c oxidase, cbb3-type subunit II — MSILDKHGVIERNATLLLVGSLVVVAIGGIVEIAPLFYLENTIEKVEGMRPYAPLELAGRNIYIREGCYVCHSQMIRPFRDEVERYGHYSLAAESMYDHPFQWGSKRTGPDLARVGGRYSNEWHVQHLSEPRAVVPESVMPSYAFLKTTPLKVPDASMELKANRAVGVPYSDEMIENAAADLKAQADPNADTTALEARYPKAKIGDFDGDPTKVTEMDALVAYLQMLGTLVDFSTYDDAAGYR; from the coding sequence ATGTCCATTCTTGACAAACATGGCGTCATCGAACGAAACGCCACCTTGCTTCTCGTTGGTTCTCTCGTCGTCGTCGCCATCGGCGGCATCGTCGAGATCGCGCCGCTGTTCTACCTCGAAAACACCATCGAGAAAGTCGAGGGCATGCGCCCATACGCGCCGCTGGAGTTGGCCGGTCGTAACATCTATATCCGCGAAGGCTGTTACGTCTGTCACAGCCAGATGATCCGGCCTTTCCGTGATGAGGTCGAGCGTTACGGCCATTACAGCCTTGCAGCGGAAAGCATGTACGACCATCCGTTCCAGTGGGGCTCCAAACGCACGGGACCGGATCTGGCCCGCGTTGGTGGTCGCTACTCCAACGAGTGGCACGTTCAGCACCTGAGCGAACCAAGGGCCGTGGTGCCGGAATCCGTGATGCCGAGTTACGCCTTCCTCAAGACGACACCGCTCAAGGTTCCCGATGCGTCCATGGAGCTGAAGGCCAACCGCGCCGTTGGTGTGCCCTATAGCGACGAGATGATCGAAAACGCGGCAGCCGATTTGAAAGCGCAGGCCGATCCCAACGCGGATACGACAGCGCTGGAGGCTCGTTACCCGAAGGCCAAGATTGGTGATTTCGATGGCGACCCGACCAAGGTCACCGAAATGGATGCGCTGGTCGCCTATCTGCAAATGCTCGGCACGCTGGTCGATTTCTCGACCTATGACGATGCCGCCGGTTATCGCTGA
- the gndA gene encoding NADP-dependent phosphogluconate dehydrogenase: MEQAEIGLIGLGVMGSNLALNIAEKGNKIAVFNRTPEVTKKFYADAGELQGQIIPCETIEEFVAAIRPPRPIIIMIKAGEPVDQQMEILKPYLEKGDIMIDAGNANFRDTIRRFETLEDTDLTFIGMGVSGGEEGARHGPSIMVGGTEESWKRVEKVLTSISAKYDSDPCVAWLGNDGAGHFVKTIHNGIEYADMQMIAEIYGILRDGLNLSAAEIADVFGEWNKGRLNSYLIEITEKVLRAADPITGKPMVDLILDKAGQKGTGKWSVIEAQNMGVAATAIEAAVAARILSSQKTERESAETILGLPKALPAPADKKAFIADLESALLAAKIGAYAQGFAVMAAASKEFGWDLPMPTIARIWRAGCIIRSQFLDEITSAFTKDPHVANLIVTPAFSQMVKDTDAPLRRVVSHAVLSGLPVPALASALGYFDAYRRARGSANLIQAQRDFFGAHGFERTDGVDKPHGPWGSGLDIFGK; this comes from the coding sequence GTGGAACAGGCAGAAATCGGTTTGATCGGTCTTGGCGTAATGGGGTCCAACCTCGCGCTCAACATCGCAGAAAAAGGCAACAAGATTGCTGTTTTCAACCGAACCCCGGAAGTCACGAAGAAATTTTACGCAGATGCTGGCGAGTTGCAGGGCCAGATCATTCCTTGCGAAACCATCGAAGAGTTCGTCGCAGCCATCCGCCCGCCGCGCCCCATTATCATCATGATCAAGGCCGGTGAGCCGGTCGATCAGCAGATGGAAATTCTAAAGCCTTACCTCGAAAAGGGCGACATCATGATCGATGCCGGAAATGCGAATTTCCGCGATACGATCCGCCGCTTCGAAACCCTTGAGGATACCGACCTGACCTTTATCGGCATGGGTGTATCCGGTGGTGAAGAAGGCGCGCGCCACGGCCCTTCCATCATGGTCGGCGGCACGGAAGAAAGCTGGAAGCGCGTCGAAAAGGTTCTCACATCCATCTCCGCCAAGTACGACAGTGATCCATGCGTAGCGTGGCTCGGCAATGACGGCGCAGGCCACTTCGTCAAGACCATCCATAACGGCATCGAATATGCCGACATGCAGATGATTGCCGAAATCTATGGCATTTTGCGTGATGGCCTGAACCTCAGCGCCGCCGAAATCGCCGATGTCTTCGGTGAGTGGAACAAGGGTCGCCTGAACTCCTACCTCATCGAAATCACCGAAAAGGTTCTGCGCGCAGCAGACCCGATCACCGGCAAGCCGATGGTCGATCTCATTCTTGACAAGGCCGGCCAGAAGGGCACAGGCAAGTGGTCGGTCATTGAAGCGCAGAACATGGGCGTTGCCGCCACGGCCATCGAAGCCGCTGTTGCAGCCCGCATCCTGTCGTCGCAGAAGACCGAGCGCGAATCGGCTGAAACCATTCTCGGCCTGCCGAAGGCGCTGCCTGCGCCTGCTGACAAAAAGGCATTCATCGCTGATCTGGAAAGTGCACTGCTGGCAGCAAAGATTGGCGCCTATGCGCAGGGCTTTGCCGTGATGGCGGCTGCGTCCAAGGAATTCGGCTGGGATCTGCCGATGCCGACCATCGCCCGCATCTGGCGCGCAGGCTGCATCATCCGTTCGCAGTTCCTGGATGAAATCACATCGGCCTTCACCAAGGACCCGCATGTTGCCAACCTGATCGTGACGCCAGCCTTTTCGCAGATGGTGAAAGACACGGATGCTCCGCTTCGTCGCGTGGTCTCGCATGCCGTTCTCTCCGGCTTGCCGGTTCCGGCGCTCGCGTCTGCCCTCGGTTATTTCGATGCCTACCGCCGTGCCCGTGGCAGCGCCAATCTCATTCAGGCGCAGCGCGACTTTTTCGGCGCACATGGTTTCGAGCGCACCGACGGTGTGGACAAGCCGCACGGCCCGTGGGGCAGCGGTCTCGACATCTTCGGAAAGTAA
- a CDS encoding cation-translocating P-type ATPase produces MSCCAPGTEITLEQAALKKALPSSEELMLSSRDLGQGLRQTDLAVPGVYCGACIVTLEAALTIMPQVERARVNLSSKRISIVWKEEVDGIKTNPADLAQAVASTGYETHLFGSGQDTADEMRNQLIRAVGLTGFAAVNIMLLSISVWSGADSSTRDMFHWLSALIAAPALIYGGRFFYQSAYNALRHRRTNMDVPIALAITLSYSVSIWETIHNGEHAWFDATVSLLFFLLIGRTLDHVMRDKARSAIAGLARLSPRGATVLLDDGIREYRAVAEIVPGDRIAIAAGDRVPVDGRVISGNSDLDVSIANGESAPRVVRAGDDIQAGTLNLTGPLIMEATALSRDSFLSEIIGLMEAAEGGRARYRRLADRAAQYYSPVVHLLALTAFVAWGVFGGDWKQAMLIAIAVLIITCPCALGIAVPVVQVVAAGRLFKHGIMVKDGSAMERLAEADTALFDKTGTLTLGQPRLVNASNIDPETMAIAAGIAANSRHPLSQTLHRAVRAPLPVFTDVTEIPGSGIEATSSSGTYRLGNRRFACDARDQTSDLRSTSEVVLSLDGRELASFRFEDTIRPGAAATIAQLSEAGFSAEIVSGDRPTAVAVLAQRIGIAVWNGALTPAEKAARCVALAAEGRKVLMVGDGINDAPALAAAHVSMAPATAADIGRQAADFVFMRTDLRSVAFAVDTSRNAGRLIRQNFALAIGYNIIAVPIALAGYATPMIAAIAMSTSSIIVVVNALRLNGADQSDVNDVESKTPEMSFA; encoded by the coding sequence ATGAGCTGCTGCGCGCCCGGAACCGAGATTACGCTTGAACAGGCGGCGCTGAAAAAGGCCCTGCCGTCCTCGGAAGAGCTGATGCTGTCCAGCCGGGATTTGGGGCAGGGGTTGCGGCAGACCGATCTTGCCGTGCCCGGCGTCTATTGCGGTGCCTGCATCGTCACCCTCGAGGCGGCTTTGACCATCATGCCGCAGGTGGAGCGCGCCCGCGTTAACCTGTCCTCGAAACGCATTTCCATTGTCTGGAAAGAGGAGGTCGATGGTATCAAAACCAATCCGGCCGATCTGGCGCAGGCGGTGGCATCGACAGGTTACGAGACGCATCTGTTCGGATCGGGTCAGGACACGGCGGACGAGATGCGCAATCAGCTGATCCGCGCTGTCGGGCTGACCGGCTTTGCCGCCGTCAACATCATGCTGCTGTCGATTTCCGTCTGGTCTGGCGCGGATTCTTCCACGCGTGACATGTTCCACTGGCTTTCGGCGCTGATTGCCGCACCGGCGCTGATCTATGGTGGCCGCTTCTTCTATCAATCGGCGTATAATGCGCTGAGGCATCGCCGTACGAACATGGATGTCCCAATCGCGCTGGCCATTACCCTTTCCTACAGTGTCTCGATCTGGGAGACGATTCACAACGGCGAACATGCTTGGTTCGATGCGACGGTATCGCTACTGTTTTTCCTATTGATCGGCCGCACGCTGGACCATGTGATGCGCGACAAGGCGCGGTCTGCCATTGCCGGACTGGCACGACTGTCACCCCGTGGTGCGACCGTTCTTCTGGATGACGGCATCAGGGAATATCGGGCAGTGGCCGAGATCGTGCCGGGCGACCGCATTGCGATTGCTGCTGGCGACCGGGTGCCCGTGGATGGCCGCGTTATCAGCGGGAACAGCGATCTGGACGTATCCATTGCCAATGGTGAAAGCGCACCGCGCGTGGTGCGGGCGGGAGATGATATTCAGGCCGGAACGCTCAATCTGACCGGGCCGCTCATCATGGAAGCGACGGCGCTGTCTCGCGACTCCTTCCTGTCCGAAATTATCGGCCTGATGGAAGCGGCTGAAGGGGGCAGGGCGCGTTATCGCCGTCTTGCCGACCGCGCCGCGCAATACTATTCGCCAGTGGTCCACCTTCTGGCCCTAACAGCCTTCGTGGCCTGGGGTGTCTTTGGTGGAGACTGGAAGCAGGCGATGTTGATTGCCATTGCTGTGCTGATTATTACCTGCCCCTGCGCGCTGGGCATTGCCGTGCCCGTGGTGCAAGTGGTTGCGGCCGGTCGGCTGTTCAAACACGGCATCATGGTCAAGGATGGTTCCGCCATGGAAAGGTTGGCAGAGGCCGACACTGCGCTGTTCGACAAGACAGGTACCTTGACGCTGGGTCAACCACGGCTGGTGAACGCATCGAACATTGATCCTGAAACGATGGCTATCGCCGCCGGTATCGCTGCAAACTCACGCCATCCGTTGTCGCAGACGCTGCACCGCGCGGTTCGCGCGCCATTGCCTGTCTTTACCGATGTAACGGAAATTCCCGGCTCGGGCATCGAGGCAACGTCTTCCTCCGGCACCTACCGCCTCGGCAACAGACGTTTTGCCTGTGATGCGCGGGACCAGACGAGCGATTTGCGTTCCACCTCTGAAGTCGTCCTGTCGCTGGACGGTCGAGAGCTCGCGAGTTTTCGGTTCGAAGACACGATACGTCCGGGTGCCGCAGCGACGATTGCACAGTTGTCGGAAGCAGGATTTTCCGCTGAGATCGTCTCTGGCGACCGACCAACCGCAGTCGCCGTGCTGGCGCAGCGTATTGGTATTGCCGTCTGGAATGGTGCGTTGACGCCTGCGGAAAAAGCAGCGCGTTGCGTGGCGCTGGCGGCGGAAGGGCGCAAGGTTTTGATGGTGGGGGATGGCATCAACGACGCACCGGCGCTGGCCGCCGCGCATGTCTCGATGGCACCGGCCACGGCGGCGGACATCGGCAGGCAGGCGGCTGACTTCGTGTTCATGCGCACCGATCTGCGCTCGGTCGCTTTTGCGGTCGATACGTCGCGCAATGCAGGCCGGTTGATCCGGCAGAATTTTGCGCTGGCAATCGGTTACAACATCATCGCGGTGCCGATTGCGCTTGCCGGCTACGCCACGCCGATGATTGCCGCCATCGCCATGTCGACATCGTCGATCATCGTGGTCGTCAACGCCCTGCGGCTCAATGGTGCGGATCAGTCGGACGTGAATGACGTCGAAAGCAAAACCCCGGAGATGAGCTTCGCATGA